The Candidatus Eisenbacteria bacterium genomic sequence ATCCGGGAGAGTCGATGACCGCCACCGGCGGATTCCAGGGCAATCGCCGGTTCGAAGACCAGCTGGGCGGCGAACTGGATGCGCTCAGATCCCAGGGGCTGTACCGGAAGCTGCGGGTGCTGGAGGGCGGGCAGGAGGCCGAATGCACCTTCGACGGCCGCCGCGTGATCAACCTCTCCTCCAACAACTACCTCGGGCTCACCACGCACCCGAAGCTGCGCGCGGCGGCGCTGGAGTTCGTGCAGCGGCTGGGGGTGGGCTCCGGCTCGGTGCGCACCATCGCCGGAACCATGAAGGACCACATGGAGCTGGAGCGCCGCCTCGCGGCGTTCAAGCACACCGAGGCCTGCGTGGTGTTCCAGTCGGGTTTCACCGCCAACGCCGGCACGGTCTCCGCGGTGCTGGGCAAGGACGACCTGATCATCAGCGACTCGCTCAACCACGCCAGCATCATTGACGGCTGCCGGCTGAGCAAGGCGCCGATCAAGGTCTTCCCCCACAAGGACGTGGAGGCCGCCAAGCAGATCCTCGAGGAGCACCGCCACCACCCGGGGCGCAAGCTGCTGATCACCGACGGGGTGTTCTCCATGGACGGCGACATCGGCGCGCTGCCGGAGCTGTGCGAGCTGGCGAGGCACTACGATTGCATCATGATGGTGGATGACGCCCACGCCAGCGGCGTGCTGGGCCGCAACGGGCGCGGCACCGTGGACCACTTCGACCTGCACGGCAGAGTGGACATCCAGGTGGGCACGCTGTCCAAGGCGGTGGGCGCGCTGGGGGGCTACGTGGCGGGCTCGAAGCGGCTGATCGAGTACCTGTACCACCGTGCGCGGCCCTTCCTGTTCTCCACCTCCCACCCGCCGGCGGTGGTGGGCGCGTGCCTGGCGGCGCTCGACGTGCTGGAGAACGAGCCCCGGCTCATCGAGACGCTGTGGGACAACACGCGCTACTTCAAGGCCGGCCTGAAGCGGCTGGGATTCGACACCGGGCTGAGCGAGACCCCCATCACGCCGGTGATCGCCGGGGACACCGAGCTGGGCATGCGCCTCTCGGACGAACTGTTCGCCGAGGGAGTGTTCGCGCAGGGCATCGGCTTCCCCACCGTGGCCCGGGACAAGGCCCGGGTGCGGACCATCGTGACCGCCACGCACACCAGGGAGCAGCTCGACCGCGCGCTGGCGGCGTTCGAGAAAGTGGGACGGAAGCTGGGGCTGATCGCGTAGAGCTCGGCGTGGAGGCCCCGCCTGCGAGGCGGGGCTTTCCGTACCCGGAGGAATGGCGGATGAAGGCACGGTCGCGACGGGGCTCCCGTCTCCGAGGTTGGGTGTGGCTGGTCGCCGCGGCTGTCGCGGGCGCCGGGCTGCCCGGCGGCGCCGCGGCGCAGGCCGGCTTCCCCGTCACCTTTCTGGACCCTTCGCCGCGATCCAGGGCGATGGGCGGCACCGGGGTGGCCGTGCCAGGGGCCGACGCCTTCGGGCCGCACCTCAACCCCGCGCACCTTTCCGACGCGAAGGGACTCACCTGGGCCCGCTCCCGTACGCGCCTGGTGCCGCGACTCGCGGACGATGTCGAGCTCCGTTCGGATGCCCTGACGCTGGGGGCCGCGGACGTGGGCCTGAGCCTGGGCGGCCGCCCGTTCAATTCCCTGGGCGGCACGGTGCTGGACTACGGCGCGGTGCCGGCCCTGGGTGAGAACGGGATGGACACCACCGGTCTCCGGCGCAGCTACGAGGAAGTCCGTGATTTCGGCCTCGCCTTCCGGGTGTTCTCCACGGCGCGGGGGCTTGCCGGCCTCGCGGGTTGGAAGCTCCCTCCCATCCACCGCTACGCGGACCTGGCGATCGGTTGGCGCTGGAAGAGGTTCCATTCCACGGTGCCCCTGGTCTACCCGTGGCCGCCACCGGATTCGGTGCAGGGCACGGCGCGCGATTTCGGCCTGCGCCTGCGCGTGAGCCCGGTGCACGACCTCGCCGGCGAGGTGCGGGACGGCCGCGAGTCGGACGGCGGGCGGCTGCGCGCGATCGGGGGCGTCGCGGTGGACCTGTACGCCGGTGTGAGTTGGACCAATTCGCACGGCGACACGGTGCTCGCGACCCGCTTCGCCCCCGAGCCCGGCGTGGTTCCGACCGCGTTGCGGCGCACCGGTTACGGGCTCCGCGTCACGACGGGGCTCCCGGCCTTCCTGCAGGCGGACGAGTTCGGCGAGTCCCCGGGCCTGGCCCGGTGGCTGGGCCCCACGTTCACGTTCACGGTGGCGGGTGAAGTCGTTTCGCAGCGGCACCGCCCCGCGATCATGACCTTCGTGGGGCGGCCCGATCCGGTGTACGAGCGGAGCGCCACGGGCTGGGGCGCCGAGCTGACCGCGCTGGGAGTGCTGGCGCTGCGCGCCGGCCACATGGACGAGTCCGCTTCGATGGGCGTCACCGGCGGCACGTGGGGCTTCGGGTTGAACCTGCACTACGCGGACGCCGTGGCGGTGCGCTACGACCGGGCGTCCTACCCCCTGCCGTACTTCGCGGAGCCCGGCGAGGCCGCCGGCGGCGCGCGCATGCGCGCCCATCCGTGGAGCTGGCGCGTGGACGTGAATCCCTACGGGGTGCTGAAGGTCCTCCTGGGCGAGTAGGCCGGGCGCGAACGCCGGACCTGCAGGAACGCCCGGGCCAGGCATTCATGCCTGACCCACAGCAACTCGCCCGGTCTACAGCGCCTCGCGCAACGCCGCCCCGGTGTGGGATGCCTTGACCTTCGCCACCTGCTCGGGGGTGCCTTCCGCCACCAGGGTGCCGCCGCCGTCGCCGCCTTCGGGACCCAGGTCCAGGATCCAGTCCGCGGACTTGATCACGTCCACGTTGTGCTCGATCACCACCACCGTGTTGCCCTTCTCCACCAGCTGGTGCAGCACGCCCAGCAGCATCTTCACGTCCTCGAAGTGCAGGCCGGTGGTGGGCTCATCCAGCAGGTAGAGGGTGCGGCCGGTGCTCACGCGGGAGAGCTCCGTGGCCAGCTTCACGCGCTGCGCCTCGCCCCCCGAGAGCGTGGTGGCCGGCTGTCCCAGGTGCAGGTAGCCCAGGCCCACCTCGTGCAGGGTGCGCAGTTTGCGGTGCACCGTCGGGATGGGCTTGAGGAAATCCATCGCCTCCTCCACGGTCATTTCCAGGACGTCGGCGACGCTGCGGCCCTTGTACAGCACCTCCAGCGTCTCGCGGTTGTAGCGGCGGCCGCGGCACACGTCGCAGCGCACGTAGACGTCCGGGAGGAAGTGCATCTCGATCTTCTTCACCCCGTCGCCCTCGCAGGCCTCGCAGCGTCCGCCCTTCACGTTGAAGGAGAAACGGCCCGGGCCGTAGCCGCGCGCCCGCGACTCCGGCAGCATGGAGAACAGGTCGCGGATGGGCCCGAAGGTGCCGGTGTAGGTGGCCGCGTTGGAACGCGGCGTGCGCCCGATGGGCGACTGGTCCACGTCCACCACCTTGTCCACGTGCTCCAGGCCCTCGATGCGGTCGTGGCGCCCGGGGGTCACCTGGGCCGCGTGGAAGTGATGCGCCAGGGAGTGAAACAGCACCTCGTTCACCAGCGTGCTCTTGCCCGAGCCGCTGACGCCGGTCACCACCACCAGCCGGCCCAGGGGGAAGTCCACCGTCAGGCGCTTGAGGTTGTTCTCGGCCGCCCCCACCACCCGCAGCCGCTGGCCGCTGCCCGGGCGGCGCTCCGCGGGCACCTGGATCTCGCGGCGGCCCGAGAGGTACTGGCCGGTCAGGGAGTCCGCGGTGGCCATCACCTGCTTCGGCGAGCCCTGCGCCACGATGCGTCCCCCCAGGCGTCCGGCGCCGGGGCCCAGGTCCACGATGTGGTCGGCCGCCAGCAT encodes the following:
- a CDS encoding glycine C-acetyltransferase is translated as MTATGGFQGNRRFEDQLGGELDALRSQGLYRKLRVLEGGQEAECTFDGRRVINLSSNNYLGLTTHPKLRAAALEFVQRLGVGSGSVRTIAGTMKDHMELERRLAAFKHTEACVVFQSGFTANAGTVSAVLGKDDLIISDSLNHASIIDGCRLSKAPIKVFPHKDVEAAKQILEEHRHHPGRKLLITDGVFSMDGDIGALPELCELARHYDCIMMVDDAHASGVLGRNGRGTVDHFDLHGRVDIQVGTLSKAVGALGGYVAGSKRLIEYLYHRARPFLFSTSHPPAVVGACLAALDVLENEPRLIETLWDNTRYFKAGLKRLGFDTGLSETPITPVIAGDTELGMRLSDELFAEGVFAQGIGFPTVARDKARVRTIVTATHTREQLDRALAAFEKVGRKLGLIA